From one Humulus lupulus chromosome 8, drHumLupu1.1, whole genome shotgun sequence genomic stretch:
- the LOC133795867 gene encoding long chain base biosynthesis protein 1-like translates to MESFGLKMVKSTLEWVTQALDAPSAGAVVFGVHIGGHYFLEGLLFVVILFLLSQKSYKLPKRPLTDKETDELCEEWVPEPLIPPITEEMKLEPPVLESAAGPHTIVNGKEVVNFASANYLGLIGHEKLIESCTSALEKYGVGSCGPRGFYGTIDVHLDCEGRIAKFLGTTDSILYSYGLSTMFSAIPAFAKKGDIIVVDEGVHWGIQNGLYLSRSTIVPFKHNDMESLRNTLEKVTAGNKRAKKLRRYIVVESVYQNSGQIAPLDEIIRLKEKYRFRVLLDESNSFGVLGKSGRGLTEHFGVPVEKIDIITAAMGHALATEGGFCTGSSRVIDHQRLSSSGYVFSASLPPYLATAAITAIDVLEEKPDLITKLKENIAIVWKGLSDVPGLTVASNPDSPIVFLTLKKSTGSSKADRDLLQEIADRVLKEESVFVVTSKKSTLDKCPLPVGIRMFVSAGHSESDLLKASESLKRVAASVFERCARV, encoded by the exons ATGGAATCTTTTGGATTGAAAATGGTGAAAAGTACTTTAGAATGGGTGACACAGGCTCTGGATGCTCCTTCTGCCGGAGCTGTTGTTTTTGGAGTTCATATTGGCG gTCATTATTTTttggaaggtcttctgttcgtgGTGATCCTTTTCTTGTTATCCCAGAAAAGTTATAAACTTCCTAAACGACCTTTGACAGATAAG GAAACAGATGAGTTATGTGAGGAATGGGTTCCAGAACCTCTTATTCCTCCTATCACAGAAGAAATGAAGTTGGAACCCCCAGTGTTGGAAAG TGCTGCAGGACCACATACAATTGTTAATGGCAAAGAAGTTGTGAACTTTGCTTCGGCAAATTATCTTGGATTAATAGGACATGAGAAGTTAATT GAATCATGTACCTCTGCATTGGAAAAATATGGAGTTGGTTCCTGCGGTCCTCGTGGGTTCTATGGAACAATTG ATGTCCATCTCGATTGTGAAGGAAGAATCGCTAAGTTTTTGGGTACCACAGACTCCATTCTTTATTCCTATGGACTTTCCACTATGTTTAGTGCTATACCAGCTTTTGCTAAAAAAGGGGATATAATTGTTGT GGATGAGGGTGTACATTGGGGAATACAAAATGGTTTATATTTGTCGAGAAGCACTATTGTTCCCTTCAAGCATAATGATATGGAGTCTTTAAGAAACACCTTGGAGAAGGTCACTGCTGGAAATAAGCGTGCTAAAAAATTGCGGCGCTACATTGTGGTTGAATCTGTCTACCAG AATTCTGGGCAAATAGCCCCTTTAGATGAGATTATTAGACTGAAGGAGAAGTACCGATTTCGTGTTTTATTGGATGAGAGCAACTCGTTTGGTGTACTTGGGAAAAGTGGAAGAGGTCTGACTGAACACTTTGGAGTTCCG GTTGAGAAAATAGATATTATTACTGCTGCAATGGGACATGCATTAGCTACAGAAGGAGGATTTTGCACAGGAAGTTCTAGGGTCATTGATCACCAG CGATTGAGTAGTTCTGGATACGTATTTTCTGCTTCATTGCCCCCATATCTTGCCACTGCTGCCATTACTGCCATTGATGTGCTGGAGGAAAAGCCTGATCTCATTACAAAGCTAAAGGAAAACATTGCAATAGTATGGAAAG GATTATCTGACGTACCGGGACTTACGGTAGCAAGCAATCCAGATTCACCTATTGTTTTCCTCACATTGAAGAAGTCAACAGGTTCATCAAAAGCTGACAGGGATCTTCTTCAAGAAATTGCTGATCGC GTCTTGAAGGAGGAGTCTGTATTTGTGGTGACCTCCAAGAAATCAACACTTGATAAATGTCCATTGCCTGTTGGAATCAGAATGTTTGTCTCTGCTGGCCATTCTGAATCAGATCTGCTCAAGGCATCTGAATCATTGAAAAGAGTTGCAGCCTCAGTGTTTGAGCGTTGTGCTCGAGTGTGA